One window from the genome of Gemmatimonadota bacterium encodes:
- a CDS encoding transcriptional regulator, translating to MIGFPPLPTSRFDILYADPPWDYKGQLQHAGGGNGDSGGAIRHYPTVTLDDLKGLSVHRIAAPDSLLFMWVTNPHLDQGIDLGKAWGFRWATVGFVWDKGRVNPGFYTMSQCELCLVFKRGRIPLPRGARNVRQMVRSPRREHSRKPDEVRDRIDRMFPALRKIELFARGRVDGWRAWGLEADDERAVASTGSRRREAL from the coding sequence ATGATCGGCTTCCCGCCGCTGCCGACGAGCCGGTTCGACATCCTCTACGCCGATCCACCATGGGACTATAAGGGCCAGCTCCAACACGCCGGGGGCGGGAACGGTGACAGCGGTGGAGCGATCCGCCACTATCCCACGGTGACCCTCGACGATCTCAAGGGCCTTTCCGTTCACCGGATCGCGGCCCCGGACAGCCTCTTGTTCATGTGGGTGACCAACCCCCATCTCGACCAGGGAATCGACCTCGGGAAAGCGTGGGGGTTCCGGTGGGCGACCGTCGGTTTCGTATGGGACAAGGGCCGGGTCAACCCCGGTTTCTACACCATGAGCCAGTGCGAGCTCTGTCTCGTCTTCAAGCGCGGCAGAATTCCCCTGCCGCGCGGTGCGCGAAACGTTCGCCAGATGGTCCGGAGTCCCAGGCGGGAACACTCGCGCAAGCCGGACGAGGTCCGAGACCGCATCGACAGGATGTTTCCGGCGCTTCGGAAAATTGAACTGTTTGCGCGGGGGCGCGTGGACGGCTGGCGGGCGTGGGGGCTGGAGGCCGACGACGAGCGGGCCGTCGCGAGCACGGGCTCCAGGCGGAGGGAAGCGTTGTGA
- the nadE gene encoding NAD(+) synthase — protein MVQYRPEKARVGANLAAVREIAEELAGTTDIALFPEAVLSGYFLEGGVEDAALTAAELVDGLGVPSAEAPDLVVGFFELWRHRVHNSAAYLEAAGDRWRVIHIHRKVFLPTYGLFDEARFVEAGRAIEAFDTRFGRMGILICEDMWHSLSAGILAVGGARAILVPSASPVRGLGAESAGRPANLRFWDELAIAAAREHGVYVAVGQLTGSEGGKLFAGGSVVCGPDGAITARGPLWEDGVTPVALDWKTLDRARADSPLLGDFVRALPYLGRSLISAARADTPGGSRKRRGAIVEETEDPEIPAAVADSCERPVRAFPTRENLKRELELDLALVERTLVEFLRDELLRRRGFERAVVGVSGGVDSAVTLALACRALGPENVHALRLPYRTSNPESLSHARLVTSSLGVAERTIDITGSVDAYVREHEPELSPLRRGNVMARFRAVAIFDQSAKLEALPLGTGNKSERLLGYFTWHADDSPPLNPLGDLYKTQVWKLARHLRIPEPVVSKPASADLVVGVDDEDELGVPYHDADPILHGLLTGYREHELEAAGFPASAVAIAARRLRTTHWKRALPAVAVVSSTAIGESFLRPVDY, from the coding sequence ATGGTCCAGTACAGACCCGAAAAGGCCCGAGTGGGCGCCAACCTGGCTGCCGTGAGGGAGATCGCGGAGGAGCTGGCCGGCACGACCGACATCGCGCTCTTCCCGGAGGCGGTGCTAAGCGGATACTTCCTGGAGGGCGGAGTCGAGGACGCCGCGCTCACCGCCGCCGAGCTCGTGGACGGGCTGGGCGTCCCGTCGGCAGAGGCCCCCGATCTCGTCGTCGGCTTCTTCGAGCTCTGGCGACACCGCGTTCACAACTCGGCGGCCTATCTGGAAGCGGCCGGGGATCGTTGGCGGGTGATCCACATCCACCGCAAGGTCTTCCTGCCCACCTACGGCCTGTTCGACGAGGCCCGCTTCGTCGAGGCCGGGCGCGCGATCGAGGCCTTCGACACCCGCTTCGGACGGATGGGCATCCTGATCTGCGAAGACATGTGGCACTCGCTCTCCGCCGGAATTCTAGCCGTGGGCGGAGCACGCGCGATCTTGGTGCCGAGCGCGTCACCGGTACGCGGACTCGGGGCCGAATCCGCCGGAAGACCCGCCAATCTCAGGTTCTGGGACGAGCTCGCTATCGCTGCGGCCCGTGAACATGGCGTTTACGTGGCGGTAGGCCAGTTGACGGGTTCGGAAGGCGGAAAGCTCTTCGCAGGCGGTTCGGTGGTCTGCGGACCTGACGGAGCGATAACGGCGCGCGGGCCGCTCTGGGAGGACGGCGTCACGCCGGTCGCTCTCGACTGGAAAACTCTGGACCGGGCTCGGGCCGATTCGCCGCTCTTGGGCGATTTCGTGCGGGCCCTGCCTTACCTGGGCCGTTCTCTTATCAGCGCCGCGCGCGCCGATACGCCTGGCGGAAGCCGGAAGAGACGAGGAGCCATCGTGGAGGAGACCGAGGATCCCGAGATCCCGGCGGCGGTCGCCGATAGCTGTGAGCGACCCGTTCGGGCCTTCCCGACCCGCGAGAATCTCAAGCGCGAGCTCGAGCTCGACCTGGCGCTGGTGGAGAGAACCCTGGTCGAGTTCCTGCGGGACGAGCTGCTCCGCCGGCGTGGTTTCGAACGGGCGGTGGTTGGGGTAAGCGGCGGGGTCGATTCGGCGGTCACGCTGGCCCTGGCCTGCCGGGCCCTCGGACCGGAGAACGTCCACGCGCTGCGCCTTCCGTACCGGACCTCGAATCCCGAGAGCCTCTCTCATGCCCGTCTCGTCACCAGCAGTCTGGGGGTCGCGGAGCGGACCATCGACATCACCGGCTCGGTCGACGCCTACGTGCGGGAGCACGAGCCCGAACTCTCGCCCCTCCGCCGGGGCAACGTCATGGCTCGGTTCAGGGCGGTGGCGATCTTCGATCAGTCCGCGAAGCTGGAGGCCCTGCCGCTGGGCACCGGCAACAAGAGCGAACGGCTGCTCGGTTACTTCACCTGGCACGCCGACGACTCGCCGCCGCTCAACCCGCTGGGCGATCTCTACAAGACCCAGGTCTGGAAGCTGGCGCGTCATCTCCGCATTCCCGAGCCAGTGGTGAGCAAGCCTGCGAGCGCGGACCTTGTTGTCGGCGTGGACGACGAAGACGAACTGGGCGTACCGTATCACGACGCCGATCCCATTCTTCACGGCCTCCTGACCGGCTATCGCGAGCACGAGCTGGAGGCGGCCGGATTCCCGGCGTCGGCAGTGGCTATCGCCGCCCGCCGGCTGCGGACTACCCATTGGAAGCGGGCGCTTCCCGCCGTCGCGGTGGTCTCTTCCACCGCCATCGGCGAATCCTTCCTCCGTCCGGTGGACTACTGA
- the cas2 gene encoding CRISPR-associated endonuclease Cas2 — protein MAKERLYVVAYDIADQRRWSRIFKLMKGYGYWLQLSIFQCRLTARRRIEMTIRLEECMKPSEDHVLILDMGPADKIAPRVESLGKSYEAPTRKARII, from the coding sequence GTGGCGAAGGAACGTCTCTACGTGGTCGCCTACGACATCGCTGACCAACGGCGATGGAGCCGCATCTTCAAGCTCATGAAGGGGTACGGCTACTGGCTGCAACTTTCGATCTTCCAGTGCAGGCTGACGGCGCGGAGACGCATCGAGATGACGATCCGTCTCGAAGAGTGCATGAAGCCGAGCGAGGACCATGTATTGATACTGGACATGGGACCGGCAGACAAGATCGCCCCCCGAGTGGAAAGTCTGGGAAAGAGTTATGAAGCTCCCACGCGAAAAGCGAGGATCATCTAG
- a CDS encoding P1 family peptidase, which produces MLEDHPAVPPPASSIVSVSSTILLFASACLLAGASADSLGAASRTSPSQRQSAEKPRARDLGVPFDGSPGAHNAITDVAGVTVGHVTIVRGEGELVIGEGPVRTGVTAIWPRGDASPDPVFAAWFSLNGDGEMTGTTWMEDRGMLDPPIAITNTLSVGAVHHAVIRYGMARSRETGIGHWLNALPVVAETWDGTLNDIRGQHVTEEDAIAALESARGGPVSEGNVGGGTGMICHRFKGGIGTSSRLVTVDGEEFTVGALVQCNYGARDLLRVAGVPVGREIADLMPERPRPEGSPEPAPELADEEREGSIIVVVATDAPLLPHQLKRVARRVSLGLARNGSVSTGGSGDIFVAFTTANREAARAGETATLTALPNNRLDGIFRATVEATEEAVINALVAAETMTGANDVTVHALPHDRLREILRRYGR; this is translated from the coding sequence ATGTTGGAAGACCACCCGGCCGTTCCACCACCAGCAAGCTCCATAGTGTCAGTCTCTTCGACCATCCTCCTGTTCGCGAGCGCGTGCCTCCTTGCCGGAGCTTCCGCAGACAGCCTGGGTGCGGCGTCGCGAACGAGCCCTTCACAGCGGCAGAGCGCCGAGAAACCCAGGGCTCGCGACCTCGGCGTGCCCTTCGACGGCAGCCCAGGCGCCCACAACGCCATCACCGACGTCGCCGGGGTGACGGTGGGCCACGTCACCATCGTCCGCGGGGAAGGGGAGCTCGTGATCGGCGAGGGCCCGGTGCGCACGGGGGTGACCGCCATCTGGCCGCGTGGCGACGCCAGCCCTGATCCGGTCTTCGCCGCGTGGTTCTCGCTCAACGGCGACGGCGAAATGACCGGCACCACCTGGATGGAGGACCGAGGCATGCTGGATCCTCCCATCGCTATCACCAACACGCTGAGCGTGGGCGCGGTCCACCATGCCGTAATCCGCTACGGCATGGCCCGTTCCCGGGAGACGGGAATCGGACACTGGCTCAACGCTCTTCCCGTGGTCGCGGAAACCTGGGACGGCACGCTGAACGACATCCGCGGCCAGCACGTGACCGAAGAGGACGCCATCGCCGCCCTCGAGTCCGCGCGGGGAGGCCCGGTCTCCGAGGGAAACGTCGGCGGAGGCACGGGAATGATCTGCCACCGCTTCAAGGGCGGCATCGGCACCTCGTCCCGTCTGGTGACGGTCGATGGCGAGGAGTTCACGGTCGGCGCGCTGGTGCAGTGCAACTACGGCGCTCGAGACCTGCTTCGGGTGGCGGGAGTTCCGGTCGGGCGGGAGATCGCCGACCTCATGCCGGAACGGCCGAGGCCGGAAGGCTCACCGGAACCGGCGCCCGAGCTCGCCGACGAGGAGCGCGAGGGCTCGATCATCGTGGTCGTCGCCACCGACGCCCCCTTGCTGCCCCATCAGCTCAAACGAGTCGCGCGGCGGGTCTCTCTCGGTCTGGCCCGGAACGGGAGCGTCTCGACCGGCGGCTCCGGCGACATCTTCGTCGCCTTCACGACCGCGAACCGGGAGGCGGCCCGCGCCGGCGAGACCGCCACTCTGACCGCGCTGCCCAACAACCGGCTCGACGGCATCTTCCGTGCGACGGTGGAGGCCACCGAGGAGGCCGTGATAAACGCGCTCGTGGCCGCCGAGACCATGACCGGCGCGAACGACGTGACGGTTCACGCCCTGCCGCACGACCGTCTCCGAGAGATACTGCGCAGGTACGGCAGGTAG